The following are encoded together in the Candidatus Zixiibacteriota bacterium genome:
- a CDS encoding nuclear transport factor 2 family protein, with product MRTVTMILFGLIIVQMFACQPQVNVAAEKQKIASVLESYITSIETEDIDLYGKILSHDPEMVNFGTSEPPIVGWDSLRKLIVDQNAALSQTKITASDLAIHLSGDGNFAWATDLWNFKAMMGDQALEIPVRCSWILEKRNGEWVIVHFHKSVRGAQ from the coding sequence GCCTAATTATTGTCCAGATGTTTGCCTGTCAGCCGCAGGTAAATGTTGCAGCAGAGAAGCAAAAGATAGCCTCGGTCTTGGAGTCCTATATAACCAGCATTGAAACAGAGGATATCGATCTCTATGGCAAGATTCTGTCTCACGATCCGGAGATGGTCAACTTCGGCACCTCCGAGCCTCCAATTGTGGGATGGGATTCCTTAAGGAAACTCATCGTTGACCAGAACGCGGCGCTGTCGCAGACAAAGATTACCGCCAGTGATCTGGCCATTCATCTCTCCGGAGACGGCAATTTCGCCTGGGCGACAGACCTGTGGAATTTTAAGGCGATGATGGGTGACCAGGCGTTAGAGATTCCGGTCAGATGTTCATGGATTCTGGAAAAGCGGAATGGCGAATGGGTAATCGTTCACTTCCATAAATCCGTTCGCGGGGCTCAATA